The region GGAGTTCTTTCAGCGTAACCTTCTGCAGTTCATCCGGTGTGTCAGGCCAATGGAAGGAATCGCGGTCCAGCCGTTTCATCAGGATCCAAAACCCTGACCCGTCCCACTGAAGGATCTTGATCAATGTGCGCCTGCGATTGCAGAACGCGAACATACAGCGGGAGTACGGATCGAGATGGAATTTCAGTTTGATGATGGCCGCTAAACCAGTGTAGCTCTTCCGGAGGTCCGTGTAGCCACATGCCAGATAGACCGTAGTACTTCCGGAAAAATCAAGCATAGTTCTTTAAGGCCTGAAGCAGGGCAGTCAACAGTCTGGCTGGACAGTCCGCAGCAACTTCAATCCGGATATTTTCCGGGAGACAGAGCATCACAGGAGGTTTTCCTGTACCTGCTGTACTGAAATGGAGTTCATGTTCCGAAGGGAGCTTTGCAAACACCGGATCAGAAGCACTTTCTGTCTCAGCGGCTTCTGACTGGAGCTTTCGGATCCAGTAACCCAGTGTAGACTGTGGGATTCCATTCTGCTGACACCATTCTTTGCGGGATAAACCGCTTTCCTGAAAAGCATGGAACCGGTCTGCCCAAAGGTCAGCCTTTGAGGTTGAATTGTCATTCGTATTTATTGGTATCACCTCCATCATTTGAACTTATCTTATCAAATGTGGATGGAAATTTGCAGATACTGATTATTACCTACTTACGAAAACTCCGTGAACATGGAATTTTTAATGAGAAAACCAACCAGTACATGGTTTCTGCGCCATTAATATGACAATTGGAAAAAAATTTTGCAAATGGAAATGATTATCTTATATCTGGTACAGATTTATTACAAATGGCAATCGAAAAAGCATATTTAATCCAAAACGAAGTCGGTGGAAAGTTTGTTTATCTGGAATGCGAAGAAGAAAAATTAATACGATTTTATGAGAAAAACAAATTCAAGGTCTTTGGTAGAAGGAAACTGTGTTGTTGCTAAGCTGATTTGTCATCCATACTGCTCTGCTTGAATGTCAGGGACTTGCTCTGTATAATGTCAATGAACATTCTACAGAAAGAGAAAGTCCCAGAAGACCCTCCCGCTAAGTTGTGTCCTCTGAGACTCATGATAAAACCATGATTATTGTATCAGAGTACACGGAATCTGACAAGGGGGATGGCGTAATTACTATCCATTGTAACGAAAATTGTATATGCCCCATATGCCGGTCCCCTGTCAGCCACCGTGACTGGAAACCGCGAATCATGAAGCTGGATGGCGGACAGGTAGTGTGGCTGATGATTGAGCGGAGACGGTGTGACAATGAGGGCTGCCGGAGGATACCATGAACGAGGATTATCCTTGTGATGAAACCATACGGCGGCGGCACCACTGGCTTATGGCAAACTTTTCCCGGACAGAAGGTTACTGTCGGCAGGCTATGAGCCTCTTAAGGAATCCCGGACTGGCCGGCGCGGCCATTTTGGAAACAATTAGGAAATCCTGTGACAGGTGGCTTCCCGCTGTCCTGCGCATGGTCTATAACTCAGGCGGTTTCCTGGTATCCGTCCGAGGACATCTTATATGCACCCACTTTGTTTTGGCTGTCAGCGCTTTCTGCGGTATGCTGTCCAAAAAGGAGGTGCATACCATGCAGACAATCAAAAAAGATTTAAACTGGAGGGATAACGAGGCGCTCTCACGCTACACCTTGATCGCGCCACTGCTTGATGAGAGCCTGGATCCCGCCAAACGCAGCCAGCTGCGGGAAGAAGCAGCCTCAAAGTCAGGCTTATCCGAGCGTACCATCTTCCGGTACCTTGCCGCCTATGAAGAAAAAGGCTTCGAGGGTCTCAAACCCGTCGTGCCGGCTCAGGCGCTTGTCTCCGGGAGGCTGCCGGATAATTACCGGAAGATTGTGGAGCAGGCAATCCAACTGAGGAAGGAAGTACCCAGGCGGAGCGTGGAGCAGCTCATCTTCATCCTGGAGCAGGAGGGCTGGGCGGAGCCGGGCGTACTCAAGCGCCCTACCCTGCAGCGTCACCTTTATAAAGCCGGTTTCGGCACGAGACAGATGCAGACATACGCAAGCGCACGCGAAAGCTCGTCCAAACGTTTCTGCAAGCCCAACAGGATGTCAAGTATGGGTGTAAGCTCCCCATAGGGAAAAACGGGGCGATGGTGCAGACATATCTGTCCTCCGCCATCGATGACCACTCCAGATACCTGGTCCATTCCCGGTTTTATGACAACCAGGAGGAAAGCATCGTGGAGGATACCTTCCGGAACGTCCTCTTGAAGGCCGGGGCTTGTGATGCCGTATACTTTGACAACGGTTCGCAGTATGTGGCAAAACAGCTGAAATTCTCCCTTGCCAGACTTGGGATTACGGTTCGGCACGCAAAAGTCCGCAGCGGAAAATCAAAGGGGAAAATAGAAAAATTCCATCAGGTGGCCGATGCTTTTCTCAGGGAGGCCCGGATCCATAAGGTCAAAACACTGGAAGAGCTTAACCGCCACTGGAAAAACTACCTGGAGGAATACTGCCATAAGCAGCCGCACGAGGGCATCCGGGAGTATTATGAGAGCCTTGGCATGCCCGTCCCACCGGAAGGGATCACCCCTCTCCAGGAGTGGAACCGGGACTGCCGGCCTTTAAAGTTCCTGGATACATCCGTAGTGGCGGAAGCGTTCCTCCACCATGAAGAACGCCTTGTTGACAAGGGCGGCTGTATCAGCTTTCAGGGCCGCAAATATGAGACAAAACCGTCCCTTATCGGATTGAAGCGTTTACCGCAAAGCCGCTCGAAATGAGGCCGTTTTGTGATAAAAAAGACCCCCTGCCGATTTCCATGCAGGAAACGGAGCCGGATAATTCCCGTATGCTGGAGGCGCTGAAAAAGAAGAGCGCAGCATCCAAAAAGCACATGGCAGATGCCATCTCTTTCGGACAGTACAGGAAGGATGGTGGCAGCAATGTATAAAGCTTTTTACGAATTGCAGCGTCTCCCTTTCGTGCGCGATATCCCGTCGGGGATGCTGTATGAGTCACCGGCGATGGCGGACACCCTTGGGCGCCTGTCTTATGCGGCGGACCGCCAGCTGTTCGCCGTGGTGACGGCGGATGCCGGGTGCGGCAAGTCAACGCTGGTGCGCCGTTTTGTGGAGACGCTCCCCAAAGAGGAATATATCTTCCTCTACCTGTCGGACTCCAAACTGACCCCAAGATGGTTCTGCAAAGGCATGCTCGACCAGCTGGGCGTGGAATCAAAGTTCTACCGCGGCGATGCCAAGAGGCAGCTTCAGAAGGAGGTGGAGATCATCCGCGGCGTGCAGGGCAGGAAAGTCGTCTGCATCCTGGATGAAGCACACCTTCTGGAAAAAGAGACCATTGAGGAATTCCGCTTCCTGCTGAATTATAAATTCGATTCTATGAGCCCTATGGCACTCGCGCTCGTCGGGCAGACGGAGCTGTGGGATAAACTCCGGCTCCAGCGGTATGCGGCCGTCAGGCAGCGGATTGATTTAAGCTGCATCCTGCCCCATCTTGACCGTGCGCAGACGGAAAGATATATCCGTTCCCACCTTGCGTATGCCGGAGGCAGGCAGGATATCTTTACCGATAAGGCCATGGACGAGAGCTTCCGCGAGTCCACGGGGATCCTAAAGCGCATCAACCGGATCTGTGACGGCTGCCTGATGTACGCCAGCCAGCAGGGAAAGCGTCTTACGGACGAACATCAGGTAAGGTTTGTCCTCGAACATGAGATGCTGGGAGGTGAGGCCTGATGGTTCAGAAAAAAACATCGCCCGGCAGAGACCTTTGCTGACCGCATGCGCCAGTCCGGCGTATTGGATCTGCTGGAGGAATACATGGACATCCGGGACGAACTGGAGGTAGCCCTCAATTCCATAGAACTGCTCCATGGGGATATCAGGATCGCCATGGATGACATCAGCGGACAGCTTGAAGATCTTCAGGAGCATATGGATAACGTCAGCAGTAAACTGCGCAGGTTCAAATCGCCGCATGCAAAGCAGTATGAAGTTGTCAAAGATCGAGGGCGTGCTTCCATTTGACTGAAAAGCCTATGCAGGAGCACTCTCTATCAAAACGATGGTTTTAAGGGTGGAGAAATCCACCCAGAAGCCACCGCAATGACTGACATGAGTTAGAGCAGCCTGCTGAAAAATGAACAAATCTGGTCAGCGTCATATCAGGAGGTCAGTAACAACATGTTCATCATACACCTCATCTATTTCCAAATAACAATCCTTATAATGTCTTTTTGATTCTGAAAATCATTCGGTAACATTTTTCCATATATACATATCTGTACTCACACCTCCATTCGTAGTAGTCCGTCCTTCTACATTTTAATCAGCCGAATCTTTCCATCAAAAGCTTTACGTTTTCCCTTAGTTCCTCTGAAAATTCGTCCAAATCATCAAATACAATTACTTCATCCTGCAAAAAACGGACTAGATCAAATATCATATTTCCTTTACTAAGTTCTATACAGACCCCAGGTGTTTTCTTATCCTGTCTCATACGCTTCTCCATTGTCCAAAACTTTGTTGAAGCAGGTTCATTACTGTTTAAGTAAGCAACATAATCCTCAATGAGCCGCTCCATATAATGTTCCTGCCAACCAGATACTTTCTCTCTATAAAGTTTCCAATCACGTTTCGATGGTTCCATAAAATTATCCTCTTCTATTTTTCTCTCCGTTCTAATTTCACGCAACATTCTGTATGTGGTGAGTGGATAATAATGATGTCTAAAAGACGTGGCTCACCCTTGGCGGAGTTTCGTTTGTCTAACTTTATTTACATCACAAATAAAAGCACCGTTTCATGTCGCATCTACTTTTATTCTTACCAGCTTTGTTCTACATAAAGTGGACTTGAATTAGGCAACAAGCCGTTGCACAATTACTCCAGCTCTTTGGCTAGAGAATACTCTACTACAGTTTCGTTTTTACCCTTTACCAACAGCAAACCAATAGTTGGCTTATTGTCCGGGTGTCGCAGAATATCATCAACCACATTTTGGTACATATTTAGCTGGCTAATAAATCCTGGTTCAAAGTCACAGGCTTTTAGCTCAATTACGACAAAGCACCGCAGTTTCAGATGGTAAAACAAAAGGTCGAGATAAAAATCATCACCGCCTACTTCCAAATGTACCTGTCGGCCTACAAACGCAAACCCTTGCCCCAGTTCCAACAGAAAGCTCTGAATATGTTCAGTAAGTTGCCGTTCAATCTCTATCTCCCGCCGAGGCATATCCGTTCCGAGAAAATCAAACAGATACGGATCTTTAAACACCTGATTAACCATATCGGAATCCGCTGGCGGAAGTGCTTCCGAGAAGTTATTAACACTCCTACCAGAACGCTCCATTAGTCTGCTTTCTATTTGCAAGTCTAAAATCGTTTTACTCCAGCCATTTTCAATTACTTTATAAGCATACCAAATACGACTTTCTTCATCTTTCAGTTTGTCCATTAAAGAAATATTAGTTCGCCATGGTATTTGTGCAACGACCCGTTGCACAATTTCAAAGTCAGGACAACTATCCGCAAACTTCCTCATATATTTTATGTTTCTTGGAGAAAAACCTGACATTTCCGGGAAGGCATCCTTTAAATCCTTGGCCATACGGTCAATAATTTTTGTGCCCCAGCCTTCTTCCTCCTGCTTTTTTAGAATACCTCTGCCGATATTCCAGTACAGGCAAGTCATACTGGAATTAGCATTTAATACAACAGAAATCCGCTGTTTTTGAATTTCCGATTTTACTTCTTCTATAAATTTCAAATAAGCATCACTCATCTCGGAAAGATTTGGAGCAACAGGGAATATTACTCCATCTTTATTCTTTCCCATATAATTTCGATTATCTAATTTCTCACCTCGCTATTCCCTTTAGACAAATTCCTCTACTTATATTATACGCTTTTACAACATCCAAATTATAGTGATCAACCCGTCTCACTACGGTTCTTTCCCCGTCCTTTTGAACTATCGCAAAATTTGTGACAGTTGCAGGTTGGTCTTGCAATTCCTCTCTCAAAGCGTTATTAATATGTTTTCCAATTGTTTTTTACATTGCGCTCAAATAATTTGGCCATCTGTAAATAAGATAATTTCCATTTTATCCATTGTAATCCACCTGTCATAGCTATTTTATATTGCCTTTCTGCTGCAACAGAATGATACTTTCCGCATATATTGAGAAATAATTATGATTCCCCCCAAGCGAAATACAATCTTGGCTGAACCATAAGATTTTAAGATGTCCTACCTAATTTTTAACTGTATTCCCGCCTCAGTTTTGCATATCCTCCAGCAACTCTTTCAGCATATTTTCCTGATATCCGGCCAGCTGCTTTTCTTTCATGCACTCTGCCGTTTTCTTCAATATAGGATGACCTATATTTTCGAGCTTTGCTCTTCCAATATCCCCTATTCTTTCTTTTGAGAGGCTTTTATCATAATCCTCCGGCGACATTCTCCATATATGAATACGATCCCCGAATTTCTTCCATAGTCTATCCGCAATACAGAGCCCATCCGGATCAATATCTCCATTATAGTAGATTTTTGACCCACTGGCCAAAATATAGGTAATCAGCACCTGTGCCACAGAACGGGGCTGACCGGAAGTACACAGAAGGGTGTAGTCCGAATTTTTCAAATTATGAATCAAATAGCTGAAGACCATCTCATTCTCAACTATATACGCCTTCTCCCCCACTGCCTGTACACCGATAATCCCTTTCATATTCTCCATGGTAATAACATAGGGTTCCTTTCGCTCACAGAACGTATCATAGGCCCCATGCCATCCCTGTTTAGTAAGCAGCCGGAGTCCATAACCATGAACCATGGAAGATATATTGTCCGGAACAATCGAAACCTGCGTCAGCAGTTTCCGCCACTGATGTGCGTCTTCGGGCAATTCCATATTTTCGCAGCAGCAGATTGCATGTACAAAAAGCAATCCGGCTGTTGTGCTGCGGTCAAAGTAATGGGGATTATCTGTTATCTCAGCAGCCAGCACGGCTAACGGATATTCATCTTCCTTATCCGTCAGCTCTTTTAGCTTCATCACTGCGTTCCCTACATTCCGCACCAGCAGTTCCGCCTGCTTCTCATCTTTTGCGTACTCCCTCATCAACAGCTGATATCCATATTTTTTCTCAGAGATCATTTTCCGCAGCCATGCAAGCGCCGCAGCTTCTCTTCCGGCATTTTCTTCAAAATATCCGCAGCTTCTGTCCAGAAACTTTTTTCTTCTCTCCTGCTCTTCTCTCTGCCGCCCCTGAGTGGTAATCAGCGGCTCCCCGAAATATTCCTCCAGCACCGCTTTCATATCCACCGGCGCGAAACGTGTTTTTTGCAGTCCCTGTTCAAATTCCAAGAAAGAAAACCGAATTGTTTCCTCATAAAATACTTTGCCGATTATGCCGCCCACTGCCCGCCGCTCTTCCTCCGAAGTCTGTTTAAGCGTAATTCTTCCCGCAGCTTTTCCGTAAGATTTCCATTTTTTTCTAAATTCTTCAAAGCATCTGTGATATGCCCGCTGACTTTTAAAGTAATTTGCACATTCTTTATTATTGCACATCTAATATCTTCTCACGTCCATTCCATGTATAACGGATCACTGAAACAATCTGCGAATCCTGGGGCCTTGAAAGTTCTGCAATCCGAAGTCCTTTTACCGTCTCAAAACATCCCCATAAAGCCTGGGAATTCATGATATAATCAAAATCCAGCTTATGCACAAGTTCAAACATACTACTGATATTTTTGTCATCCACTCCTGCAAATGCCTCATCCAAAGCAATGATTCGCGGATGGTCTTCCTGCTCCGCTTTTTTATACTGTGCGTTGACTGCTGCAAAAAGAGGAACATACATGGCCATAGCCTTTTCTCCACCGCTGAAACGGTTAAACGCCGCATTGGTCAACAGCTTCCGCTCTCCTTCTCCACGCCTGAAATACATGTGAAATTCAAACCATTTGCGATAATCCAGCGCATCCCTGACAAGATCCATGTAATTGATCATGTCGCCTTTTTCTTCCAGTTTCAGCTTCTCCATGCGGATTCGGCTTCTAAAATGCGCCGCAACCTTCTCTATATCCTCTATGGTCAGAAGCATATGATCTCTGAGCAGAATCTGTTCAAGCTCCGCGGTGTCTAACTCCATATCATTCTCTGCTTTACAGGGTTTCCAGTCCAGTGAAAAGATCAGACCCATAGAGGTATCCATCTCCCGCATGAGCTGCGACATATCCGAAACCCATTTCCGGCTTTCTGCAATCCGGTCCGTAAGCTGCCGGCTGATGGTCTGGGACAAAATATCCTCAAACAGCTCCCTGTCCTTCTTCTGGATCAGCAGCTCCGTCTCATCAATGCCCTGTTTCAAGATGCCGTAAAATTCCTCCAGATATACCCTTTTCCCATTCCATGAGGAAACGACCCGCACCCGCTTTCGTATTGCGCCAGCAGCCTCTGTTTCCAGAGCTGCCTCCACCGGCGTGTCAAAACATTCCTCCAAAGATGTACCGTAATTGACCAGACTTCCGTTATGGCGCTGATATACCTGATGCAGCGCCTGCAGCAGGTCCGTTGGCTCTCTGTTCTTATCGCTTTCCCGCAATACCGACACCGCTCTCTTAGCACATTCAAAGATTCCCTGGCTTTCTCTGTCAAATACCAGTTTTAGCGCAAGCTCCTCTTCAAAATAATTCCTCAGGCAGGTTTCTGCTATAATTTTCTGGCGCAGGCTTTCCTTTAGTTTTGGCCCATCTTCCAGAATCACCCGTAGCCTTTCCCCCAGAATAACCAAATCTTCTTTTAAAGTATCACACTCTGTTCCAATTTCTTCCAGCTCTTTCTTCAGCTGCTTTAAGCGGCCAGCCTTTTTTGCAATTTCCGGACGGTTTAGGTACTCCTCAAACTGCCGAATCTGAATCTCGCTCTCTTTTTCTTTCGCACTCCAGCTGCGTTTCTCTGCAAAAGCATCATCCATCAGCTGTTCACTTTGAACGTTCCTGTCCTTCTCTGTACTGAGATTCTCCTGAGCCGTCCGAAGCTGCAGCATTGCCTGCCTGATCTCCTGCCAGATGCGGCTATATTCTTCCAGCGCATCATTGGCTTCCTCATAGGCTTCTTCTGTTCTGCCATAGGGAAATGGCTTGCACTTTTGCAGCATTGTCTGGTATTGCTGGTTCTTTTTAAATATCAGCTGCCGCTCCTGCGCCTCTTTCTTCCCACATTCCTCACATGTCCTTTGCAGCTTGTATTCACATTCCCTTTCCTGGTCTAAGGCAGCGTTAATCTCTGAAAAGCCAGGGAGCTTCTGATATTCTTCCTGCAGCTTTTCCAAATGCTCCTGCACCTCTGTAATCTCTTTTTCCAAGCTTACAATTATTTCTGTAATTTCAGAAATCCGGCCTTCCAGCTCGCGGATTTTCTGTTCCTTCCGTCTTTTTCTCGCCAGAACTCCCACAAACTCAGCACTGCCGGTTTTGCCTGCTTTACCAGCCAGAATCCCCTGTTTAAAAGTCCCGTCTTTCCCAAGGTAAATTCCTTGTCCATCCTCTTTATCTTCATAAATATTGCTGAGAATCCTCTGAACGGTCTCTTTCAGAGCAGGTTCCAGCTCTTCGCTGACAGTCAGCCCGGAAAAGCCGGAACCTCCATTCCCTTTCACATACAAAACCGTATCCAAAAAACCGGGACACCGCTTTCTGATATTCTCAAAATCATCCGCAGATACTACAAGTGCATCTAAAATTCCCATTTTCTGGAGCTGAGCCTCCAGCCTTGCACAGTACGTCTCATCCAGATTCTTAGAAAATTCCACAGTTTTATAAAAAGGTACTGCTTTGATACCAGCCCTCTTAAGCGCCTTTCTTGAACGCTCTATACTCTCGTCCCTCTCCGGCTCCAATTCCCCTGAATTCCGCAGGCATGTAAGCTTTTCTTTTTCCTGATCCAGTTCTTCCTCCTGGATTTTCTTCTGATATTCCAGACTGCTTTTTAGATCCATGAGTCCCTGGCGCTGGCGCTCATAATCGGTGCGCAAAAGCGCCTGTACTGTTTCTGCATCTGCTGCAGACTGATACTCCCGAATTTTCTCCACCAGTATTGGAAGAATCCCGCTGTCAGGACTCCACTGAGAAGATTTTTTCTCTGCTGCATAGATATCTGTGATCCACTGATCCACACAGCGGACAACATCTTCCTGTGCAGCCTTAAAGTTCTGCTGAGCCTCTGCTTTTTCAGTATGAAGTTTCTCCAGCTGCGCCGCAAGTTCATCATACTGTCTGGATCGCTCCTCATACTCACGTATTTCCCTTTTACATTCAGCCAGCAGTTTTTTCAGCGAATCAAGGCTTTTTACAATTTCACTGCTTTTCTCATGTTCGCCTCTGTCTATCATCTGAAGAGCCGCCTCGTGCTGATCCCACTGAATAATCTCCTGCTGCTCTCCCAGTTCCAACTTGGCTTCCCCAATCTCCTGCTGTATTTGTTCCAGGCAGGCCATGATCTCCTTCATTCTGCGTTCTCCCCGCCAGATCATTTCCTGATAATCCCGGATCTTACTCTCCCAATCGGCAACCTTCCCGGCAGCTTCTTCTTTCTCTCCCCTGGCCTGCTCCAACTTGCGGTCGATTCCCTCCAGATCCGCATCCAGAAGTCCAGCCCGCTCAATTCCTTTTAGCTTTTTTTGCTCCTCTAAGTCAGCCAGACGCCGGCTCTTGCTGTTTCTGGCCTCCTCTGTCTCCTGCCGCTTCTGCTCCTGTATGTCAAGCTGGCACTGTTCTGTCTCTATCTTCTGCTTCATTGCAATATAAGCCTGTGCCTTTTTCGCAAGCATATATTGATTATACCGGGTATATTCATTCCGTATGATTTTCACATCATCAAAGGCTCGCTTCAAAATCTCCAGGCTTTCCTGAATCTCATCCATTTTTTCCATAGCATCCACCATAGCGCGCAGATCTTCATCTGTCAGCGTCTGCAAAGAATCATTCAAGATCTCATATACCTTGGTGGGTTTAAATTCCTTGGAAAGTTTGGGAGCGCGGACCTTCACAAGCAATTTAATAAACTGCTCATACTGCTCCGCTTTCCGGAATCCAAAAATGTACTGATTGACCGCTTTTTTATATTCACTCTGGCTCGTCGTAAAAAAATTGTCATCTCCAAGCTCTGTTTTCATTTCCCTTCTGTCATAAGGGATTTTGCTTGAACCAATCTCCTTGTACAGCTTCAGATCATAGCCAATCCTTCGCCCGTCCAAAATAATAAAACCCCAAAAGTCCATGGGTTTTCCTCTTTTTGCCCTCTGTCCAATGGCAATGGTGCGATATTCTTCCGACCTCTCTTTTTTGAATTCCAAAAATAAATATCCTGTGGATTCATCCTTTCCTTCTTCCCCCAGGAAATAATATTCCATTCTCCTGTCGCTGGACCCAAAGGGATCCAGCCGGCTCGGCGTACGGTCACCGTCCAATATAAAGGGAATGAAGCTCTGGGTTGTAATGGATTTACCAGACGCATTTTGCCCACGCAGGAGAAGCTTTCCATCCACAAATTCAAACTCTTCTTCATCATATAACCAGAAATTCACGAACCCTATACGGTTCATTTTAAAGCGGTCTTTCACTCCCCGGTACCTCCCTTAAAATCCTCCGGATAAACTCCTGCTGTCCTTCCCACAGACGGAAATAAGGCAATCTGCGTTCCGTCATTTCGAATCATCAGCCAGGTTTTCATATATTTTAACACATGCTCCACAAGCAGCTCCTCATCCATTTCCCGATATTCTTTGCTCCACCCGCTGCTCCACTCTCTGCGGCAGGACAAAATCACGTCTGAAATGCGTTTCCTTGTCATGTAAATACATTCATTTTCCTGCTTTTCTAAATTCCCCTCTGAAACCTCTTTTTGTATCCTCCCACAGACCAGAAGAACAATCTCCGGAAGCATGGCGTCTCTCGGGTGAACAGAACCATAGCAGTCGTCCCCGTCCAATGAGATACATGCCATATTTTTGTATAGATCCAGATTTCCTCCCATGTTATCATTGATATATTTTGCAACCCACTGACGCTGATTTTTTAAATACAGCGAATCTGCGTCCTCACTGTTCTCCCAGTACATAGACGGACACACCGCCAACTGCCTATACACACGGTTGATGCGCAATGCGCCTCTGTTTTCCTGAAATTCTTCAAAATCTGTCTTTTCAAAATCCTCCCAGGATTCAAATATAGAGATGCCAGTTGGAAAGCTGGTTGCAAAATACTTTGAATATCCGGTATTTTCATACAAAACTTCCTGTCCTGCCTCCGAGCCAAAGGCCTCGCTGCGTCCCTCATATACCAGGAGCATCTGTAGTTTCTCCATATATTGCAGAACACGAACCAGGGATTTTCTCTGTGTAAAAGAAGTCCAATCTATGGATACATAAGATTTCAGCTGCGCTTCAACATAATCAATCAGCTCTGACAAAAGAAACTGCTCCTGTTCCTCTTTATCCTCCAGATACATCAGCACTACACACAAAATACAGTAGTCCCTGATCTCCATAAATTCCCCGATTCCCATAAACGCTTCCGCATGAGCCGGTCTTTTCTCTAGTTTTAACAAATTTTCCGTATGAACAAGCTTCCAGCCCAGCTGCTCCCTGATAAAGCGCTGAAAATTCGGAATATCCCTCTTCACTCTGTAATACGTTTCCTTATCTGTATCCTTACAGATCCAGAAATTCTCTAATAGTGTTCTGAATTCATTCATAATGTTATAAACTCCAATACAAACGCGGGCATAACCAGATCTCCATCCTCGCACCTTAACACACAT is a window of Enterocloster clostridioformis DNA encoding:
- the tnpB gene encoding IS66 family insertion sequence element accessory protein TnpB (TnpB, as the term is used for proteins encoded by IS66 family insertion elements, is considered an accessory protein, since TnpC, encoded by a neighboring gene, is a DDE family transposase.), whose amino-acid sequence is MLDFSGSTTVYLACGYTDLRKSYTGLAAIIKLKFHLDPYSRCMFAFCNRRRTLIKILQWDGSGFWILMKRLDRDSFHWPDTPDELQKVTLKELLWPCDGLSLNPSGAFEERHPKIVI
- the tnpA gene encoding IS66 family insertion sequence element accessory protein TnpA; the protein is MMEVIPINTNDNSTSKADLWADRFHAFQESGLSRKEWCQQNGIPQSTLGYWIRKLQSEAAETESASDPVFAKLPSEHELHFSTAGTGKPPVMLCLPENIRIEVAADCPARLLTALLQALKNYA
- a CDS encoding DUF6431 domain-containing protein, giving the protein MIIVSEYTESDKGDGVITIHCNENCICPICRSPVSHRDWKPRIMKLDGGQVVWLMIERRRCDNEGCRRIP
- a CDS encoding DDE-type integrase/transposase/recombinase: MVQTYLSSAIDDHSRYLVHSRFYDNQEESIVEDTFRNVLLKAGACDAVYFDNGSQYVAKQLKFSLARLGITVRHAKVRSGKSKGKIEKFHQVADAFLREARIHKVKTLEELNRHWKNYLEEYCHKQPHEGIREYYESLGMPVPPEGITPLQEWNRDCRPLKFLDTSVVAEAFLHHEERLVDKGGCISFQGRKYETKPSLIGLKRLPQSRSK
- a CDS encoding ExeA family protein, translating into MYKAFYELQRLPFVRDIPSGMLYESPAMADTLGRLSYAADRQLFAVVTADAGCGKSTLVRRFVETLPKEEYIFLYLSDSKLTPRWFCKGMLDQLGVESKFYRGDAKRQLQKEVEIIRGVQGRKVVCILDEAHLLEKETIEEFRFLLNYKFDSMSPMALALVGQTELWDKLRLQRYAAVRQRIDLSCILPHLDRAQTERYIRSHLAYAGGRQDIFTDKAMDESFRESTGILKRINRICDGCLMYASQQGKRLTDEHQVRFVLEHEMLGGEA
- a CDS encoding PDDEXK nuclease domain-containing protein → MGKNKDGVIFPVAPNLSEMSDAYLKFIEEVKSEIQKQRISVVLNANSSMTCLYWNIGRGILKKQEEEGWGTKIIDRMAKDLKDAFPEMSGFSPRNIKYMRKFADSCPDFEIVQRVVAQIPWRTNISLMDKLKDEESRIWYAYKVIENGWSKTILDLQIESRLMERSGRSVNNFSEALPPADSDMVNQVFKDPYLFDFLGTDMPRREIEIERQLTEHIQSFLLELGQGFAFVGRQVHLEVGGDDFYLDLLFYHLKLRCFVVIELKACDFEPGFISQLNMYQNVVDDILRHPDNKPTIGLLLVKGKNETVVEYSLAKELE
- a CDS encoding TIGR02679 domain-containing protein, which produces MCNNKECANYFKSQRAYHRCFEEFRKKWKSYGKAAGRITLKQTSEEERRAVGGIIGKVFYEETIRFSFLEFEQGLQKTRFAPVDMKAVLEEYFGEPLITTQGRQREEQERRKKFLDRSCGYFEENAGREAAALAWLRKMISEKKYGYQLLMREYAKDEKQAELLVRNVGNAVMKLKELTDKEDEYPLAVLAAEITDNPHYFDRSTTAGLLFVHAICCCENMELPEDAHQWRKLLTQVSIVPDNISSMVHGYGLRLLTKQGWHGAYDTFCERKEPYVITMENMKGIIGVQAVGEKAYIVENEMVFSYLIHNLKNSDYTLLCTSGQPRSVAQVLITYILASGSKIYYNGDIDPDGLCIADRLWKKFGDRIHIWRMSPEDYDKSLSKERIGDIGRAKLENIGHPILKKTAECMKEKQLAGYQENMLKELLEDMQN